In a genomic window of Virgibacillus sp. SK37:
- a CDS encoding helix-turn-helix domain-containing protein, translating to MKKENSTMDLWAEVQLEVSKLIPKSSFETWILPATGKITDENVFVVKAANDFSRDWIVERYEKLIRNILKEITGQEINIVVTSPVNALDKYLDMDIENVVEDSQDEKSGDKEKKFRAYIKWMRLKRGFTLSQVADRLGISTNYVSQLERGERKVTDELVVNFAELYNIDEDVLFWMSGNIPLKVRELILNDRNLQEALSCLHKSRQ from the coding sequence ATGAAAAAGGAAAATTCAACAATGGATTTATGGGCTGAGGTGCAATTAGAGGTATCAAAGCTAATTCCAAAGTCTTCCTTCGAAACTTGGATTCTGCCTGCAACTGGTAAGATCACAGATGAGAATGTATTTGTAGTTAAGGCAGCAAATGACTTTTCTAGAGACTGGATTGTGGAAAGGTATGAAAAATTAATCCGAAATATACTAAAAGAAATAACGGGGCAAGAGATTAATATTGTTGTAACGTCTCCTGTCAATGCGTTAGATAAGTATCTCGATATGGATATAGAGAACGTAGTAGAGGATTCGCAAGATGAAAAAAGTGGAGATAAGGAGAAGAAGTTTAGAGCATATATCAAGTGGATGAGATTAAAGAGAGGTTTTACCCTTTCTCAAGTGGCAGATAGGTTGGGGATCTCTACTAATTATGTTTCCCAATTAGAAAGGGGTGAAAGAAAGGTAACGGATGAATTAGTAGTTAATTTTGCAGAGCTTTATAACATAGATGAGGATGTATTATTTTGGATGTCTGGGAACATCCCCCTGAAAGTAAGAGAGTTAATTCTCAATGATAGAAATTTGCAAGAAGCCTTATCCTGTCTTCATAAATCACGGCAATAG